The sequence below is a genomic window from Allocoleopsis franciscana PCC 7113.
TTTGTTTGTCATTTTTTCACGTACTTGTTTGTGCTTTTTCAGGGACTGCGGCGGCGTCACGTCTTATGCAGTGATTCCTGTTTATGCATGGATGCGTATCCTTTCGTCGCTTCATTTCTGACCGTAATCGCTGATGCTTTCCTCCTCTAAGTGCTTAGGGTGTGATCACAGGGGCGTTATGCGGCTGCATTCTGCCTACAGCTAGTGGAGAGCTTTTGGTTCCGTCTCCCTCGCAGGCGTCGCAGTTAACAGAGCAGTCAGGGTCTTAGCCGTTGGTTGCTCGTGCATAAAAGTAATATAGCATTCTGTACGTAAGGATGATTCCCTTATAGAAAAGATTATTTGATTTCCATATAGCAGGATGTCAGGATAGGCGTAAAACCATATGTATGAGATATGCCTAGGACTCCCAGTGATACGCCAAAAGACAAACTGACTCTATCTATAGATAAGGATGTGAAGCGACGATTTGATTTTGTCTCCAAGTGGCACGGCTTGACCATGAGCCACGTAGCCACTGAATTGTTTGAGGAGTGGCTTGCTAAGAATACGCCGCCTGGTCTATTCGATAAGGAGCCAGCCCAAAAAGGGAAAGGGCAATGAAGAGAATGGATAAAGATGCAGAAAAGACGGTTCAGTTACGGGTTGACATTCCTGATGCACTGAGGACTCGATTAAAGACCCAAGCTGTACGGCGAGGGGTAACGATGGGGGAATTATTACAGGAGTTGATTGAAAAACCGCTTAGACACTTGGAGATTGAAGCGTTAGAGGAGGCTAAAACTAAATGACCCAACTTAGTGAGTTAAGCGGTGACTCACCAGTCACTCACGAAAAAAAGCACCGAGAGAGTCGGTGCTTTGCCAGGGTTCGCATCATCGATTGGTAGCTTTTACATCATTCAGTTAGTCCAGCGTCTATTCTATCGCTGGACACAAAAAAGCCCCGTCATGCAGCGGGGCTTTTCGCTCATCTCTTCATCTCTCGCGTTCACTTGGTCGTGAACTGGCTAATTCTAGCGCTGCTGTCGGTGAGTGGCGGGTAAGTTACCGCCGCTTACCCTGATTAGGCCACTCGGCAAAAGCCAGAAAGCAGAGCACCAAGACTATGCCAACCCCAGGCACCCAGATGCCCAGAGTGAGGAGCCACTTTAGGCCGCCAGTGAACCCGGTCTTTGAGATTATCTTGAACCAAACCCATCCGATGAAGCCGAATAGGATTAAATAAAGAAGTAGCTGCATTTTTTTCAATTAGTTGTCGGGTGGGCTGGGAGTTAATCCCAGCTTTTTAATACTAAATAAGGTTTGAACCGATGGCAGAAGTGGAATTTAACTCAGGAGATTGTCCCCCTCTCCCAGATACATTAGTGATGAGTGTGTTGGCATGGGAGAAAGGAAAGATAAATCATAGCTTTGTTTTTGACCAAATTCGGAAATACAACCAAACTCGACGGCAACTTTACCGCGACAAAGCATTATTAGCTGTGGGTATCCACGTTGGCTTGCTTAAGAAATCCAATGCAATCGCCCCAGAGCTGAGTAATGAGGAGCGTCAGCGCGTCTTGTATTTTTTGCTCCAATTTCTAAAGAGTGAAGGATGCAACGTGAAGCTTGGGTGAGGTATTGGTGAGTTATTGGTGAGTTTTAGAGTTAATATAGTAGCAACTCACTAAACACTCACTGGTAAGTTATGGGAACTGACAAGCCTAGAATTCAATCGTATCTAGAACCAGAGGTCTATCGAGACCTTCAAGAGTTTCAAGCTTTGCAGGGCTTGAGAGAGTCGGCGGCGGTCAATCAAATCTTAAAAGAGTACTTTGGTTGGTCTGATTCTTCGGCCTCAATTTCCAGCTTTCAATCTCCTAGCCTTGATGAATTGAAGCTTTTGATTCAGGAGGAATTATGGGGCGAAGGGAAGTCAGATTTTATTGACGGTATTAAAGCCCACGCCAAAAACGTTATCGCCGAAGAAGTCACTGAGGCTAAAGAATATTGGCACAGCATTGATACTAGAGAGCGGGTTGACCGCCATCAAATTGAAATTGCCAAGCTACAAGAGCGGATTGAGACTCTAGAGAAAATCTGCCAGCCGATTGAAGAAGCTGAAAGCCAGCAAAATCATTCAGGCGGATTACAGGAAATACAGGATAGGCTCGAAGCTTTAGAGGATAGCGTTGAACTGTTGTTAAACGAGCCAGCAACACCCACAAGTAACTCACTTGATTTGACGCGATCGCCATTATCCACAGCTCGGTATGAAAATGTTAAATTATTACCTGAAGCCATTAGTGTACCGATAATTGAGGCTATCGAGGGCGGTAAGGTGCAAGAGGTTGATGAGCTGAGTAACTTACCGAGTGAGTTAAATCTCTCTCAGTTAGCAGTTGAGGATTTTCAATGGACAGGTGACAATGCCATTGAGTTGAACCTTTCTCAGTTAGCCCGACGCCTGGGAATTTCTAAGAGTGTCCTGAGCCGGCGCAAATCTCAAGCTGATTTTCTGGAATGGAGTAAAGCCAATAAAGCCAAAGATCCAGAGGGTCGCACCTGGCACTACAACCCAGAGCGTCAAATCTTCAGGGGGATGTTTCTATGACTTGCCCCAGAAGATGATTGATTACAACAGCTTGATCGCCTCCGTCACCTGGGCCTCACTCACTTCTATATATGTCTTCAGTTGACCGATGTTTCTGTGCCCCGTCACTTCCTGAATGACTCTGATTGAGACGCCGCTTTTATCTAACTCAGTAATCGCTGTGCGTCGGAATGAGTGAGTGCTGATTCCAGCATCCCCTAGCCCAGCGTGACTACATGCTCTCCTCAATGCTTCATCAGCCGATTGCCGAGCTAGATGATTGAGTGGATTATCTCGGCTGGGGAATAACCATTTAGAGCCAACCGGGATTTCATAAGCCTCAAGCAACTCTTTGAGGGCTGGATGCAAATGGATTTGGCGAGTTTTACCGGGCTTGTTTTTGTAGCCTTTGCGGTTGGCTCCTTTAAATGTGATTACTGGCCTAACCTTCCCCTTAACGTCGAACACGTCGAGGGTTTCTAATTTCAGGACAGCGCTGATGCGCTCGGCGGTATAGCGGCAGATGGCAAATATCAATTTATGAGATGGCGACTGAAACGATCTCATGATTTTGCTCATTTCTACCTTGCTGAGCACTTTTGCTTGACCTGACCGATTCACTTTTGGCATAAAATTTTTATGCTGCTGAAATGTCCAATAGAGAGTCATTTTAGCAGGGTTCCCGACTAGTACAGCCCAGTCACGTCAATCAAAGGCGCTGCCAGCTTAGATCCAAGGAAAAAGGCTACCCTGCTGAAATGATAATTAGAGCAAGATTGTATCTGTTTTAGGAAGACAGTATAACAAATAGTACACGCATAGTACTATTTGTCGCATGTCCACGATTCTAAGACTTTATACCCAACGTCTTTTGTGCCAAGTCTCGCGATGGAAAGGATGGGTTTTTCTGGCACGGAATCCAGCAGGCATTTTGCACGAGCAATTTTAAGATAGACCTCGAAGCGACGGGTATCGAAATTCCAGCCCGTTGGTTCCAAGACAAAGCGATCGCCCACGTTTAGGTCCCAGATGCGAATAGGGACTGGGATAATTTGAAAGCTTACTGAAAACATGGCAACTCTCACTCCCGGTACGGGCGGCACTTTAAAGAGTACCACCCTGGAAAATGGATTTCATGAAGCTCTATCCAGGGTAGCCCTGGCGGAGCAAGATATCACCAAAGACACGCAAGTATTAACCCGCGTGACCATGTCAAACGATGTGAGAGCTTCTCGCATCACTGGTACATTCACGTTTGCCTTAACCAAAGAAACCACATCAGCCGGGTCTACCTCTTTCATCGTGGCGGATCACCTTACAAATTCGGGTTATGCCGCTGGGACTGGTGGCACGATTAAATCGGCTACTTTACCGGCTGCGATTGTGGAAATTGCGGAAGCCCTGCAAAGCAAGGAGCAAATTACATCCAAAAACTCATCGAATATTAATACGATCACCGGCCTGACTTACGACTCTGAAACTTTGCTGGTCAGTGGCTCGTTCGACTATTCCACGGTTGCCACTATGTCTGCATCCGGGGAATTGACCGTATCCGCGAAAACTTACTTAACCGATTAATGGGCTTATTTAAAAGTGATACGGTAGGCATCAGCCACGATATCAGTGTGGTTTACAGCCCATCAATGGGTCAATCTATCATCACGCTGGTGGACAATAACCCGAACCAAATCCGGGCTAAATTTGGCTTGGGGAATTTGCCAGGGGTCGCCAACGGCTTGCTGGATGAGCTGAGATGCTACGCCAGCATCAGTAGCCTTTCAGAAATCGCCTTTCCAGATATCAAGAATGAAGACCCAGAAGCCATAAAGGTCACTAAAGCTCAATCGTTTGAGTGGAAGACAGCGCGTTTTGAATTAGTCGTTTTCAAAAAAGCTAAAAACGCGGCCGATTGGGCTGAATGCGGCGTTTCGGCTTTAAAAAATAGTGGTGGATTTCGCTATCGCATTCATCGAATGCTTGATCTTGTCACTGACAATATCGGTGCTCGCGTTGGGGAGTGGGGGAAAATCGGGGTATCGGTTCGAGCTGTAGGCTACGGTGTCCCAGCGGCTTTTGACCGAATTACGTTCACCGGGAATTGGCAGCAAGAGTTTACATGGGTGCAAGAGCATCCGACCTATGTCCAAATCAATCAATATGGGTCTTCCAGTTCAGCTTCTCCCAGTCCAACACCAACGCCAACCCCCGCACCACAACCGACCAGCGCCCCAACACTGACCGTTACCCGAACAGTGGATAGCACGGGTTACATCTACGCTGATGCTGATACTGATATTACCTTTGCCGCTGGGAACTTACTGGCTAACTATCCGTTTACGGTGCGATTTGTTAGTGGCGGGACTACTGTTAAGTCGGACACTTATACGTCTACTGCCGACACTTGGACTAGGACGTTTAAGCCTTCAGAGTTAAATCAATACGGCAGTAAGAATTACACCATTGATTTTATCCATGGAAATTACACCCTTAATAATCCCACGTCTTTAAACATTGTTATCCCTGTCTTTTCCGTGGTGAATGGGGCAACTTACAACGTGGGGACGGGTAAGCAACTAGCATTTAATTTCAGCGCCACCCCTTATAAAGCGGAATGGTACAACACCGTTTGGACTTTTAGCTTTGCCAAAGATAATGGTTCTGGGGTTTTTGTTGATAAAACTGATTTTAGCCAGAATGTCACCCTTTCGTTTAATGGCTTTGTTCAAGGGGCTGCTATTAGCTTGAATAGTGCCACTTTTGCTAATGCCGGCTGGGGCAATGGCACTTATAAAGTTAAAGCTACTAAGGGAGCTTATAGCATTTATTCAGTTCCATTTGTAGCATCAGTAAGCTAATGAAATTCTATTCATTCAATGGAAAAGTTCGATATGAAATTGCTGAGGAAGCTTTTATTCCTCCACTTCGCTTAATGTCTCCTGCCCAGTGGCAATGGTACCTCTGGAAGTTCTACCATGAACCTCCTTATCACCCAAATAAACAACGCTGCAATACACTCTTGCATGGCCTGAGTGTGCCGAGGGGGTGAAATGGCAAAAGCTCGGCTTAGTCGCGATTACACTCAAGATGTCATTGACGCCAAGCAGCGTTTTGATGATGTTTTAGAGCACATTGAGGAGCCGCCAGATGGGCAAATTCCTTTAGGCGATTGGGGAATCTATACGTCTCCCAACTTGCAATCAAATGAGCCGGTTAGCCCGTTTGATTGCGACCAGTATCCGGATAGTCCCTATTGCGGCGGAAATCCTTGGACGAAGACCCCAGTAGGATTAGAGCCAGAGTGGGGTATGGATGAATGCGGGGTATGGGTCGAATTAAACCCAGTTCTGGGGTTTACTAAACTTCCCCCTGTTAGTATCGGCTGGCGTCGGCCTGGAGAATGTAGGGAAGAGGAAAAACCCCCAGAGCCAGAGCCAGAGCCAGAGGATGAAAGTCGGCCTGTCTCCCCTTTGAAATTCCCCGATACAATTGACCCAAACCTTGATGTTTTTATTGTTTTAGTTCGTGCTTATAAATATTATTTTCTCTATACCCAAGGCGACCCGGATAATTATGGGCGGATTCCTCCCCCAACTTCTAATTTACTAATCTCAAACCACGATTTAGCCGATAGCTTATATCCGGCTCCTGCTTTAACGGAATCTTATTTTCCCAGCCGCACGACGGGCCTTTATACTCAAGTGGCTGGGATTGGTCGGGCTAAAATTAAAGAAACTACTTTAATTGTAGAGAAAGGATATCAACCCGACCCCAATTCGACGGCTTCTATTCCTCCATTGGTGCCAACCGAGACGATTAGAAACATTACAAGAGAATGCACGGGCTGGATAACAAGCGACCAGTCTCCCCCCCAAATTCCCAACGTTAAGCGATACGCCAGCCGCCCCCTGACAGGGAATTACTTGATTACCAACTGTTCTGAGCCGGGTTTTATCAACCTTTCAGCCTCAGTGGTTATATTTGGCAAAATCAATCAAATTAAGCGAGACTGGGAGAATTATGTTGGGGATGTTAACTTTCGATTCCAAAAGGGAGTCAACGGCGCTGTAAATAACGGATTTGTTATTGACAAGGAAGAATGGAAAATTGCTTATGTTTCCCAGCCTAATAGCAAAAACTTTCCTCCCCCTCCCAATCAAAAGAAGAAAAAGAAGTGCTGTATGCAATGTTGTAGTAATAATTCCCAGTCCAATAAACAGAATCAAGATAATGCTGAAATCCTCCGACTCTTACGGAAGATTGATAAAAATATTGGGGGATTCCCCTTCAAAGCTGAAATTTTTGATAATGATTCTGAAAAAGTTGGAATTCAAAAGAAAAATATTTCGGTGGGTTCGCTGGCTCATGCCAATGCTTTAGCTATTGGGGAATTGCAAAGAACTCTTAAAGCGATTGGCATTGACCACTTTCCTATCTACAGCCCGTCTTCTGTAATTCAAGACGAATCCAATGGGCTATTGGGAGATTTGGGAGATTTAAAAAATAAATTATTTAAACAAAAAATTGATAGTCTGGCTGAATTTTTAGTTTGGCGCGCTAAAAACGATAACGAAATATTTGGTCAATGGCAAGAAGTCATTGAGATTCAAGATTCTGACCCAAATGTTAAAGGCAACCAACCCAAGCGTGTTGTTTTGCCGAACATGGCCAAGACTTTAAGAGAAATTATCCTCCTCTTAAGTGTCTTAATTAAATCTCAGGGCTTTAGTATGGACGCCCTCTTAAAGATGTATATTGATGTCGCCAATACAAAGGTATCTGTAGCGGCTGTTGAAGCCATCATCCGGGATGTTCAAGATTACTTGGACTACCCAACCAACACTAAAACTATTGATGTGCCGTTGGGTATTTCAATTCCCAAAGACAATGATCCAACGGACGATAAAGAAGATGTGGAGCGGTTTTTGAGGAGCTCTACGGTAAAAGCGATGTTCGACGATTGGACGGGGGAAGGGTCGATTCACGACATGCTTTTGACGTTATTGGATGCCGCTTCTCGTCAAATTCAAAAACCCCATACGTAAAGGATAAAAAAATGGCTGATAAAGCCAGTGGCTCGATTCGTGCCCAACAAAATAAAATTAAACAGCAAATGAGGGCTGACATTGAGGGTACTCAATCGATTGCTGACCAGTTAACAGGCAAGCAACCCATTGGAAGTAAAAGACTTCAAACGGCTAATACGACTAAAAAGAAACCCACGACGCCTGAAAAAGTGGATACGAAGAAATTGGAGAAATTTATTGATTTTATGGAAGAGTCTTACAAAACGACAACGAATAAAGTGGAGATTACCCGAAAAATATGATCTTAGCCTTTGATTTGATGGCGGTCTTCAATGGAAGTGCTGCCCAAAAGTTAAAAAAAGCGGCAACTAAGGTGATGACGTGGGCTAAAAAAAACCCGCTTAAAGCTTTAGGAATTGCCGTGGGTGCAATTGCTGGAGTTGCCGCTATCTTTTTCCTCGCTCCCCTGTTTGCGGCTGGCGTCGGAGCTTTCCTTTCTGCTGGTTTGCTTGTTCAAATTGGAGTGCTTCTCACTCTCTCGGTATTGTTCGGTGCGGTGATGGGCATCGTGCGAGTGCTGTGGAATTTCAATTGGGCTGAGGATGATAAAAGTCTAGATGCTGAGATTAAAGCGGCTTACGATAGCCTTTATGGGCTGGCGGGAGGATTCTTAGGAAAGAGCTTGGGCTTTCTGGTATGTGGGGCCATTCCTGGGGCTGTGGCGTTTTCGTTTAACAAGGGCATGGCGGCGGCGATCTTTGAAGACTTGAACGAGGAAGCCCAGGAGGAATTACTCAACAGCTTGGCGGCTTTGGCTAACGCCACTTTTAGAAGCTTCATCACAGCCCAGATGAAGAAGCAATTCAAATCTGCCCGACGCTATCTCAAAAAACGACCCAATCACCCAATTAGTAAAATCCTCCGCGAAAAAATGGGGGAGGACAATTTTAAGAAGTGGGGCCAAACTGAGGGGCAGACCTGGAGTTTGTCCAACCAAGTTGAGGAGCGAGTGGAAAAAATCAAAGACCCTAGGTTGCGTAACTTTACCGAGGAGTTTTTAGAAGAGTTTGCGGATACGTGCTCAGATCAGTTGTACAACACGGTAAACACCGTGGAAAGCTTTCTGGCTGCTCAAGAGATGATTCGTCGTAGATCTTCCGGCTTGGATGCTGACGAGTCATTGGTTACAGTAAGTATATCAACGGCTTCGACTTGATACGGGTATGGCTTCTGACCCACGGTTCTCTCGACTCAAAGGCATCGCTAGTAAAATCAATCTGGTCGGAAATGATGACCAAATTAAAACTCAGCTATCGCTACTATTGGGCGTAGCCGAATTACTTGATGTCACGGGCAAGGGGTTAGATCTGAATTTTGAGAAGTGGATTGAAGACTTCGAGAATGGGTTCAAGGGATTTGCCCCACGTTTAAATAAAACCTTGAATTCAAAGCCTTGGGGGCAAGCCGCTGGCGAAAGACCAAAGGTGAGAATTTTAACTGAAAATAAAAGTTATTGGACAAACGAAGGATATTATTTAATTGAATTTTTCCCGAATCGGGATGTTTTAGAAGAGTCTTACATGCTGTTTGGGACTCCCATCCAGTTGATGCAAGAACTTCTTCGGATTATGAATAATTACTTATCTAAAGACCGCTCTGACTGGATTGGGTACCCTATTGATGATTATATTACTGAAACACCAGAGCATTTAAACTCTAAATTGTTTCTTCAGCTATACGAGCAAAAATCTCCACCTTACAGGCGAAATCAAAAAAGAGCTTCGATTTCAGTTCCCGAAGTGCCAAAAGAAAAGCTAGATTGGTCAACGATTAAAAATAAAATTGGTGCCAATGGTTACTTGTTTGGTCGATTCATTACCACAGTTGCTTATTCTAATGGACGCCAAACTCAGGCTTACGCTTCAACCAAAGAGAAATCTCTACAACTTGCTACAGAATTAAGCGATTTATCAAGTTTAAATATAAAAAGCATCCGAACAGCGGAAGTTTATAAAACTGGTATTCACGACACAAACGCTTTCAGGGAATATAAGGAAGAAAGGATTTATCCGGGAACCATGTATGTTTTGAAAGTTTTCTCAACTCAAAACGGCAAAAAGCGAACTAAAAAGTCTACCCCCTTTATTCCATTGTGGAGCGTGACCAAGCCCAATAATTTTAATGACTTAATTAATGATGTCTGGATTCCTCCGGTACCCACAGCAAATTAGGGCAGATTAACGTGGCTTTGTTTGGCTGTTTACGCTTGGTTTTTATCGTGTAAAAGTCTCTCAAACCCTAGGGTTTGTGCATACGCCACAATGCCCCAAAACCTTACCCACACTGGCTAGTATCGATTTATCGAGTTAGACGAATCAGATGACATCAAGACGTGGAAGAGCTTTTTCAGATCTAGAGAGAATGGCTAAAAAAGCGGGGCTTCAAGCCGCTGCCGGTTCCCCCCTTGGAAACTATTTAGCCTACAAAGCCGGCACTCGCAAAAAGGAGATGCGGAAAACCACAGGCAAACCAACAGCAGCCGAACGCAAGCGGATGGGAATTGCGGTCATTCCGTTTAATAAGCCGGTTGTTGCTGGTCCTTTGGGGTATTACAGCACAACCATTACGGTTTGGTCTGCGAATGGGCGTACGGCAATGGGATTAAGCGACGCCGAGTTAGGGTATGCTGCTCCAACGGGTGTTAGTGATTCCTCTGGTTTTTTCCCCGCTATCATTAAGCCCGTGCGGCGACTCAGCACGACCCCGACGAATGCTGGTGCAATATCAGGAATCACGGGCGAAAAGTACGATTATTACGCTACTAATAGTTACTCGGTGCCGTTTGGACGACGGGCGGCTAATCCTACCGATACAGAAGAAACACGACGGGCGGATTTAAGCGATGCAGCTAAGGCCGCGACACCGCCGGCCCATACAGTCGGGTACGAGCCAGAAGTTTGGCGGCATGACCCACGTTCAACCGCTGCGCCTTTAGCTGGAACAACGGCACCGACTGGGGCAACTTAAACAAGGAGTGGTTATGAGCTCTTTAGAATCGCCTGATTTAAATTCGCCGTTAATTTTGCCTAACCCTGAGCAGTTTCGTCAGTATGGT
It includes:
- a CDS encoding tyrosine-type recombinase/integrase, with the protein product MTLYWTFQQHKNFMPKVNRSGQAKVLSKVEMSKIMRSFQSPSHKLIFAICRYTAERISAVLKLETLDVFDVKGKVRPVITFKGANRKGYKNKPGKTRQIHLHPALKELLEAYEIPVGSKWLFPSRDNPLNHLARQSADEALRRACSHAGLGDAGISTHSFRRTAITELDKSGVSIRVIQEVTGHRNIGQLKTYIEVSEAQVTEAIKLL